The following coding sequences lie in one Kribbella sp. NBC_00709 genomic window:
- a CDS encoding pyridoxamine 5'-phosphate oxidase family protein has protein sequence MKETGAEVTELQGLLDAAYARSTEHLHSIITGPRRLDAEELVRVLTGMCTLNLATVTARGEPRISAVDGHFLHARWVFTTSGSAAKARQLRMRPAASLSYVDGERIGVFSHGNVEFLTPEHPDFAEIEEHLTNHYGSSPSSWGDDIVYCRLQPHWMIGYAMDKAAVLGE, from the coding sequence ATGAAAGAGACAGGGGCAGAAGTCACAGAGTTGCAGGGGCTGCTTGACGCGGCGTACGCGCGGTCAACCGAGCATCTGCACAGCATCATCACGGGTCCGCGGCGGCTGGATGCCGAGGAGCTGGTGCGGGTTCTGACCGGGATGTGCACGCTCAATCTCGCCACGGTGACGGCGCGGGGTGAGCCGCGGATCAGTGCGGTGGACGGGCACTTCCTGCACGCGCGGTGGGTGTTCACGACCTCGGGGTCGGCGGCGAAGGCGAGGCAGCTGAGGATGCGGCCGGCGGCGAGCCTCTCGTACGTCGATGGTGAGCGGATCGGGGTGTTCAGTCATGGGAACGTCGAGTTCTTGACGCCGGAGCACCCGGACTTCGCCGAGATCGAGGAGCATCTCACGAACCACTACGGCAGTTCACCGTCGAGCTGGGGGGACGACATCGTCTACTGCCGTCTCCAACCGCACTGGATGATCGGCTACGCGATGGACAAGGCGGCAGTGCTCGGAGAATGA
- a CDS encoding DegV family protein translates to MSARVQVVTDSTAGLSTHEVLRHPLTVVPLQVVIGGTSYDDGATSADAVAEALKTFTPVSTSRPAPQTFADTYAACAADGAEAVVSIHLSGDMSGTFEAAMIGAKESPIPVRVIDSRSLGMGLGFPVLAAAAAAAAGEDAAAVEAAARATMKSISAYFYVDTLEYLRRGGRIGAAQALFGTALAVKPLLTIKGGRIVPLEKVRTSSRAIARLADIAVQRAGDTPVQLAVHHLASLEKAQSLADDLANRLPAAKEIVLREVGAVIGAHVGPGLLAVVVSPH, encoded by the coding sequence ATGTCAGCCCGCGTGCAGGTCGTCACCGACTCCACGGCCGGCCTGTCCACGCACGAGGTGCTCCGCCACCCGCTGACCGTCGTACCGCTCCAGGTCGTGATCGGCGGGACGTCGTACGACGATGGCGCCACGTCGGCCGACGCGGTCGCGGAGGCGCTCAAGACCTTCACCCCCGTCTCGACCAGCCGGCCCGCGCCGCAGACATTCGCCGACACGTACGCCGCGTGCGCCGCAGACGGTGCCGAGGCGGTGGTGTCGATCCATCTGTCGGGCGACATGTCCGGCACGTTCGAGGCGGCGATGATCGGGGCCAAGGAGTCACCGATCCCGGTCCGGGTGATCGACTCGCGCTCGCTCGGCATGGGCCTCGGCTTCCCGGTCCTGGCCGCGGCGGCCGCAGCCGCTGCCGGGGAGGACGCGGCCGCTGTCGAGGCGGCCGCACGCGCCACGATGAAGTCCATCTCGGCGTACTTCTACGTCGACACCCTCGAGTACCTCCGCCGCGGCGGCCGCATCGGCGCCGCCCAGGCCCTGTTCGGTACGGCGCTCGCCGTCAAACCGCTGCTGACGATCAAGGGTGGCCGCATCGTCCCGCTCGAGAAGGTCCGAACCTCCAGCCGAGCCATCGCGCGCCTCGCCGACATCGCCGTCCAACGCGCCGGCGACACCCCTGTCCAACTGGCCGTCCACCACCTCGCCAGCCTCGAAAAGGCCCAATCCCTCGCCGACGACCTGGCCAACCGCCTCCCCGCCGCCAAAGAGATCGTCCTGCGCGAGGTCGGCGCCGTCATCGGCGCCCACGTCGGCCCCGGCCTCCTAGCCGTCGTCGTGAGCCCGCACTAG
- a CDS encoding helix-hairpin-helix domain-containing protein, whose amino-acid sequence MKVFRRVPVPEPGARERALARLAARPPTHAPTPDVQPTNHPSNNPRRDSRGRDERAGDDRAGDYYLEESDDEVRGGWIPEQVRPERLRDARWTLSPRHVLVLLAVLAIGLSWAAWSFLRARPEALPDTQPTTATSGSPVAQPTPGSPSAAQPQPSSAQSAGPQPSAAQPTGAQTGAQQLLVVYVAGKVRHPGLVRAPTGARVADVLTLAGGPLPGVDLTTLNLARQITDGEQITVGQPSQPQPTNPTGTTTPSATSTDPINLNTATLAQLDALPGVGPVLAQRILDFRTQNGPFTTIDQLQEVPGVGPKKFDSLKPHVHL is encoded by the coding sequence GTGAAGGTCTTTCGTCGTGTTCCGGTGCCAGAGCCGGGCGCCCGAGAGCGAGCCCTGGCCCGCCTCGCCGCCCGGCCCCCGACCCACGCCCCCACACCCGACGTTCAACCGACCAACCACCCCAGCAACAACCCCCGCCGCGACAGCCGTGGTCGCGACGAGCGTGCTGGTGATGACCGTGCTGGTGACTACTACTTGGAGGAGAGTGATGACGAGGTGCGAGGTGGATGGATCCCCGAACAGGTCCGGCCCGAGCGACTCCGCGACGCCCGCTGGACCCTCTCCCCACGCCATGTCCTGGTCCTGCTCGCCGTACTGGCCATCGGCCTGTCCTGGGCCGCCTGGTCTTTCCTCAGAGCCCGCCCGGAAGCCCTCCCCGACACCCAGCCCACCACCGCGACCTCGGGCTCACCCGTCGCCCAGCCCACCCCCGGCTCCCCATCCGCGGCCCAACCTCAACCGAGTTCCGCGCAATCGGCCGGCCCTCAACCGAGTGCCGCTCAACCGACGGGTGCTCAGACTGGCGCCCAACAGCTGCTTGTCGTCTACGTCGCAGGGAAGGTCCGGCACCCGGGTCTCGTCCGCGCACCCACCGGCGCCCGCGTGGCCGACGTGCTCACCCTCGCCGGCGGCCCACTCCCCGGCGTCGACCTCACCACCCTCAACCTCGCCCGCCAAATCACCGACGGCGAGCAAATCACCGTCGGCCAACCCTCCCAGCCCCAACCCACCAACCCAACCGGCACAACCACCCCGAGCGCCACATCCACCGACCCCATCAACCTCAATACCGCCACCCTCGCCCAACTCGACGCCCTCCCCGGCGTCGGCCCCGTCCTGGCCCAACGCATCCTCGACTTCCGCACCCAGAACGGCCCCTTCACCACCATCGACCAACTCCAGGAGGTCCCCGGCGTAGGCCCCAAAAAGTTCGACTCCCTAAAACCCCATGTCCACCTCTGA
- a CDS encoding ComEC/Rec2 family competence protein: MGWAAAGSLVVVAGLGIAAALQSATLRTGPIRNLTGASATVNVRLKIEGDPSLRQSTTSRRPPYVVVKATIEEVRTHSGPTQSSPARTTTTRIRTPVFVIGTAKWQTVRYGQHVDATGRLGGVEDGSDVAAMLSTRSPPRIVDEPPWWLRAAEQVRAGLRKAVAHEPDDVRGLVPALVMGDVSAVSAELNADFQTTGLTHLSAVSGTNLTLLLAFVLPLARLGGVRARGLTAVGVLMVVVFVVLARPQPSVLRAAAMGLIALAAMTSGGARRRAVRSLSVAVIVLLLLDTSLARSAGFALSVLATAGIVLLGPGWRDALATWLPDWLADAISCPLAAQLACTPVVAWLSGQVSLVAVAANLLAGPAVGPATILGFIAAGVALLSTELAQLVGWVAGWPARWIIVVAREGADLPGAANAWPATAVGIVVLTLLCLALVLGLHRILARPIAMILAIVVLTVVVLRPVGSLGGPPDDWLFVVCDVGQGDGLVLRAGEGTAVVVDTGPDPVPMDRCLRDLGIKHIPVLVLSHFHADHVGGLAGVLHGRKVDEIEVTPYFSPRAEYKRVVELASQHGIGLRTVTFQERRVVGQVSWTTLWPARVPALPPPGTSSATSSDEGSPENNASIAMMVELSGLRILLTGDLEPESQRAVLATGLDLRADVLKVPHHGSAQQDPQFIADTHARLALISAGRDNDYGHPAPRTLDILSHDAIRTATTNVSGTLTVTNADNHLALTTTHPAP, from the coding sequence ATGGGCTGGGCGGCCGCCGGATCCTTGGTCGTTGTCGCCGGCCTGGGCATCGCCGCCGCACTTCAATCCGCCACCCTCCGCACCGGCCCGATCCGCAACCTCACAGGCGCCTCCGCAACGGTCAACGTTCGCCTCAAGATCGAAGGAGACCCATCACTCCGCCAGAGCACCACCAGCCGACGCCCGCCGTACGTGGTCGTCAAAGCAACCATCGAGGAGGTACGCACCCACAGCGGTCCAACCCAATCCAGCCCTGCCCGCACGACCACAACCCGCATCCGTACGCCGGTCTTCGTCATCGGCACCGCGAAGTGGCAGACGGTCAGATACGGCCAGCATGTCGACGCCACCGGCAGACTCGGAGGTGTCGAAGACGGCTCGGACGTGGCCGCGATGCTCTCGACCCGTTCACCACCGCGGATCGTCGACGAGCCACCGTGGTGGCTACGCGCCGCCGAGCAGGTCCGCGCCGGCCTCCGCAAAGCAGTAGCCCACGAGCCTGACGATGTCCGCGGTCTCGTCCCGGCGCTCGTCATGGGCGATGTCTCCGCGGTGTCCGCAGAGCTCAACGCAGACTTCCAGACCACCGGCCTCACTCACCTTTCTGCCGTCTCGGGAACGAACCTCACCCTGCTCCTTGCGTTCGTCCTCCCGCTGGCGCGGCTGGGAGGAGTGCGCGCCCGCGGCCTGACCGCGGTGGGCGTTCTGATGGTCGTGGTCTTCGTCGTCCTTGCAAGACCACAGCCGAGCGTTCTCCGAGCAGCGGCCATGGGGCTGATCGCGTTGGCCGCGATGACCAGCGGGGGAGCCCGGCGCCGCGCAGTACGGAGCCTGTCTGTCGCAGTGATCGTGCTGCTGTTGTTGGACACGTCGCTTGCGCGTTCGGCCGGGTTCGCCTTGTCGGTGCTCGCGACCGCGGGCATCGTCCTGCTCGGGCCTGGTTGGCGCGACGCGTTGGCGACGTGGTTGCCGGACTGGTTGGCCGATGCGATCTCATGCCCGCTTGCTGCCCAGCTCGCGTGTACGCCGGTCGTCGCGTGGCTGTCGGGTCAGGTCTCACTGGTCGCGGTTGCCGCCAACCTGTTGGCCGGGCCGGCGGTTGGTCCAGCCACAATCCTCGGATTCATCGCGGCCGGAGTCGCCTTGCTGAGCACCGAACTGGCCCAACTCGTCGGCTGGGTCGCGGGCTGGCCGGCCCGGTGGATCATCGTCGTCGCTCGAGAGGGCGCCGATCTCCCGGGTGCCGCCAACGCCTGGCCGGCAACCGCAGTCGGCATCGTCGTCCTCACCCTGCTCTGCCTAGCGCTCGTGCTCGGGCTGCATCGCATCCTGGCTCGCCCGATCGCGATGATCTTGGCGATCGTCGTGCTCACGGTCGTCGTACTGCGTCCCGTCGGCTCGCTCGGTGGGCCGCCCGATGATTGGCTCTTCGTGGTCTGTGATGTCGGGCAGGGAGACGGCTTGGTACTTCGAGCAGGCGAGGGTACTGCGGTCGTCGTCGACACCGGTCCGGATCCCGTCCCGATGGATCGGTGCCTGCGAGACCTGGGGATCAAGCACATACCGGTGCTCGTCCTCAGCCATTTCCATGCCGATCACGTTGGCGGGCTGGCCGGCGTACTGCATGGGCGGAAGGTCGATGAGATCGAGGTGACTCCGTACTTCTCGCCGCGAGCTGAGTACAAGCGAGTGGTCGAGCTGGCTTCGCAGCATGGGATTGGTTTGCGTACGGTCACGTTCCAGGAGAGGCGGGTGGTCGGTCAGGTGAGTTGGACGACGCTGTGGCCGGCTCGGGTGCCCGCGCTGCCTCCGCCTGGCACGTCGTCCGCGACCTCGTCGGACGAAGGGTCTCCGGAGAACAACGCCAGCATCGCGATGATGGTCGAGCTTTCCGGTCTCCGGATCCTGCTCACGGGAGACCTCGAGCCCGAGTCCCAGCGAGCCGTTCTGGCGACAGGCCTCGATCTGCGGGCGGATGTACTGAAGGTCCCGCACCACGGTTCAGCGCAGCAGGATCCGCAATTCATTGCCGACACGCATGCCCGGCTGGCCCTCATCTCCGCCGGCCGCGACAACGACTACGGCCACCCGGCCCCGAGGACCCTGGATATTTTGTCCCACGACGCGATCCGCACCGCCACCACCAACGTCAGCGGCACGCTCACCGTCACCAACGCCGACAACCACCTAGCGCTCACAACCACTCACCCCGCACCATGA
- a CDS encoding isochorismatase family protein: protein MTSSPAPTDALVVVDMQTAFVAGGGAVPGADRLLARVGELLDRARAAGAVVVHLQNDGPPGADDEPETPGWELYLPVKAGPREHVLRKPRDDGFDATPLGEILVSAGVRSLTICGVMSEMCVHATAKTALARGYRVVLPYDAHGTYNIPAVPGVADEVPAHVVSRVAAWSLGDQPENTLPTAAVTFS, encoded by the coding sequence ATGACGTCATCTCCGGCGCCCACCGACGCCCTTGTGGTTGTGGACATGCAGACTGCGTTCGTCGCGGGGGGCGGCGCCGTGCCTGGAGCTGATCGGCTTCTCGCCCGGGTCGGAGAGCTGCTGGACCGGGCCCGGGCGGCCGGCGCGGTCGTCGTACATCTGCAGAACGACGGTCCGCCCGGTGCGGATGACGAGCCGGAGACACCTGGCTGGGAGCTGTACCTGCCCGTGAAGGCCGGACCACGCGAGCACGTGCTCCGGAAGCCGCGCGACGACGGCTTCGACGCGACTCCGCTCGGCGAGATCCTGGTCTCGGCCGGCGTCCGCTCCCTCACGATCTGCGGCGTGATGTCGGAGATGTGCGTACACGCAACGGCGAAGACCGCACTCGCCCGCGGCTACCGCGTCGTCCTTCCGTACGACGCGCACGGCACCTACAACATCCCGGCAGTCCCCGGAGTCGCCGACGAAGTCCCCGCCCACGTCGTCTCCCGCGTAGCTGCCTGGTCCCTCGGCGACCAACCCGAAAACACACTCCCAACCGCAGCCGTCACCTTCTCGTAG
- the holA gene encoding DNA polymerase III subunit delta produces the protein MAARRGSAPKLGDVLLVTGAESFLADRAVRSAIAAVSKGSSDVEVTDYDASTLDVGVFAELTGPSLFASERVLVMRFLENLPSEMAPHLIEYAGSPSDDVLVVLVHSGGQKGKGVLDKLRKASVNEVVATAPKTWELPQFVAGEIRLHGGTVDEGAASALVDAVGHDLRALAGACSQLVSDSGGQAVTAELIGQYFGGRAEVTSFAVADAAIAGRTEPALEQLRWALDCGVAPVLVTSAMAGGLRGLAKYASAPSGMREADLAREVGVPPWKLKQLKQQARGWTPGGLATAIKAVAQADADVKGASGDAGYALERMVLTITRSHGRR, from the coding sequence GTGGCTGCTCGTAGGGGTTCTGCGCCGAAGCTCGGTGATGTGTTGCTGGTGACCGGGGCCGAGTCGTTCCTGGCGGATCGGGCGGTGCGGTCAGCGATCGCGGCGGTGTCGAAGGGCAGTTCCGACGTCGAGGTGACCGACTACGACGCGTCGACGCTGGACGTCGGCGTGTTCGCCGAGCTGACCGGGCCGTCGTTGTTCGCGAGCGAGCGGGTGCTGGTGATGCGGTTCCTCGAGAACCTGCCGAGCGAGATGGCGCCGCACCTGATCGAGTACGCCGGATCGCCGTCGGACGACGTGCTCGTCGTGCTGGTGCATTCGGGCGGCCAGAAAGGGAAGGGCGTCCTCGACAAGTTGCGGAAGGCATCGGTCAACGAGGTCGTCGCGACGGCGCCGAAGACGTGGGAGCTGCCGCAGTTCGTGGCGGGCGAGATCCGGCTGCACGGCGGGACTGTGGACGAGGGGGCGGCGTCGGCGTTGGTCGACGCGGTCGGGCACGATCTGCGGGCGTTGGCCGGAGCGTGTTCGCAGCTGGTATCGGACTCCGGCGGCCAGGCGGTAACGGCCGAGCTGATCGGGCAGTACTTCGGGGGCCGTGCGGAGGTTACGAGCTTCGCGGTCGCGGACGCGGCGATCGCCGGGCGGACCGAGCCGGCGCTGGAGCAGTTGCGGTGGGCGCTGGACTGCGGGGTCGCGCCGGTGCTGGTGACGAGCGCGATGGCGGGCGGATTGCGCGGGCTGGCGAAGTACGCGAGTGCGCCGAGCGGGATGCGCGAGGCGGATCTGGCGCGCGAGGTCGGCGTGCCGCCGTGGAAGCTGAAGCAGCTCAAGCAGCAGGCCCGCGGGTGGACCCCCGGCGGACTCGCGACCGCGATCAAGGCTGTCGCCCAGGCCGACGCCGACGTCAAAGGCGCCTCCGGCGACGCCGGCTACGCCCTCGAGCGCATGGTCCTCACCATCACCCGCTCCCACGGCCGCCGCTGA
- the rpsT gene encoding 30S ribosomal protein S20, with translation MANIKSQIKRNRQNEAARLRNKSVKSTLKTAVRRFHEAVEAGEADKAQETARKAGRLLDKAVSKGVIHANQAANRKSALFKKAASL, from the coding sequence GTGGCGAACATCAAGTCCCAGATCAAGCGCAACCGCCAGAACGAGGCTGCGCGACTTCGCAACAAGTCCGTGAAGTCGACCCTCAAGACGGCTGTTCGCCGCTTCCACGAGGCCGTCGAGGCCGGTGAGGCCGACAAGGCCCAGGAGACCGCCCGCAAGGCCGGCCGCCTGCTCGACAAGGCCGTCAGCAAGGGCGTCATCCACGCCAACCAGGCTGCCAACCGGAAGTCGGCCCTCTTCAAGAAGGCCGCCTCCCTCTGA
- a CDS encoding SRPBCC family protein, producing MPDLTESIEVAASPATLYSLVADLPRMREWSPECTRVTWSADPGPAVGARFIGHNRVGVVRWFTFGRVVAAEPGRRFSFSIHFGPIPISLWEYDFSPTATGCEVTESWTDHRPAPLKLLFRPVFGDRTPRNVHGIHTTLNGLKSTAESVLHRE from the coding sequence ATGCCCGACCTGACCGAGTCCATCGAGGTCGCCGCCTCCCCCGCGACGCTCTATTCATTGGTGGCCGATCTACCCCGCATGCGCGAGTGGAGCCCCGAATGCACCCGCGTCACCTGGTCAGCCGATCCGGGTCCTGCCGTCGGGGCGCGGTTCATCGGTCACAACCGGGTTGGCGTTGTGCGCTGGTTCACGTTCGGCCGCGTGGTGGCCGCCGAGCCGGGCCGCCGGTTCTCCTTCTCCATTCACTTCGGCCCGATCCCGATCTCGCTCTGGGAGTACGACTTCAGCCCGACCGCGACCGGCTGCGAGGTGACCGAATCCTGGACCGACCACCGCCCGGCTCCGTTGAAACTCCTCTTCCGCCCGGTCTTCGGGGACCGCACTCCACGGAACGTCCACGGCATCCACACCACTCTCAACGGGCTGAAATCCACCGCCGAGTCGGTCCTGCACCGGGAGTGA